In Zobellia roscoffensis, the following are encoded in one genomic region:
- a CDS encoding acetyl-CoA hydrolase/transferase family protein — protein sequence MKIVSKAEAVSTIKSGDRVFIQGAAMTPNVLVDALCDRHEELENVEIISIHTEGDAKYAHEPYNKSFRMNSCFVGGNVRNVVNSTQGDYIPIFLSEIHLLFRQGILPIDVAVVQVSPPDKHGYCSLGVSVDVALPAIQMAKRVIAQINPSVPRTHGDGIIHIKNIDCAIGVDCPIHVHDIIAVSPIEAEIGKNVAGLIEDGATLQMGIGSIPNAVLSNLGNHKRLGIHTEMFSDGILPLIEKGVVTGEDKQVKTGKIVTCFAVGSQKMYDFVDDNPLVHFKEAAYTNDTAIIRRNPKVTAINSAIEIDLTGQICADTIGSRQYSGVGGQMDFIRGASLSKGGKPIFAMPSLTAKGISKITPFLKQGAGVTTTRAHVHYVVTEYGVANLFGKNLKERAKALIEIAHPNFRQELEQATHERFKN from the coding sequence ATGAAAATCGTTTCAAAAGCAGAAGCCGTATCTACAATAAAATCTGGTGACCGTGTATTTATACAAGGTGCTGCAATGACCCCAAACGTTCTAGTAGATGCTCTTTGCGACAGACATGAAGAGTTAGAAAACGTCGAAATCATATCAATACATACGGAAGGTGATGCCAAATACGCCCATGAACCTTACAATAAAAGTTTTAGAATGAACAGCTGCTTTGTTGGCGGTAATGTAAGAAACGTGGTGAACAGTACACAAGGCGATTATATTCCCATTTTCTTGAGTGAAATACACCTGCTCTTCAGACAAGGCATTCTACCTATTGATGTAGCCGTAGTTCAAGTTTCTCCACCCGATAAGCACGGTTATTGTTCGTTAGGTGTATCCGTAGACGTAGCGCTTCCGGCTATTCAAATGGCAAAAAGGGTGATTGCTCAAATTAACCCTTCCGTACCTAGAACTCATGGCGATGGTATTATCCATATAAAAAATATAGACTGTGCCATTGGCGTAGATTGCCCTATTCACGTTCATGACATTATTGCTGTTTCACCAATAGAAGCAGAAATAGGTAAAAATGTTGCAGGTTTAATTGAAGATGGTGCAACCCTACAAATGGGTATTGGCAGTATTCCTAATGCCGTATTGAGTAACCTAGGAAACCACAAACGCCTTGGTATTCATACAGAAATGTTCTCTGACGGCATTCTACCTTTAATCGAAAAGGGAGTAGTGACTGGTGAAGACAAACAAGTAAAGACAGGAAAAATAGTAACCTGTTTTGCCGTAGGATCACAGAAAATGTATGACTTTGTTGATGATAATCCTTTGGTACATTTTAAAGAAGCTGCATATACCAACGATACCGCAATTATTAGAAGAAACCCAAAAGTTACCGCTATTAATAGTGCTATTGAAATAGATTTAACTGGCCAGATTTGTGCGGATACCATTGGCAGCAGGCAGTATTCCGGTGTTGGTGGCCAGATGGATTTTATACGTGGCGCATCACTTTCAAAAGGAGGAAAACCTATTTTTGCCATGCCATCGCTTACTGCAAAAGGTATCTCTAAAATAACTCCCTTTCTAAAACAAGGTGCAGGAGTAACAACAACGAGAGCACACGTTCATTATGTAGTAACCGAATATGGAGTTGCAAATCTGTTTGGAAAAAACTTAAAAGAAAGAGCGAAAGCTCTAATTGAAATAGCGCATCCAAATTTCAGACAAGAACTTGAACAGGCTACCCATGAGCGTTTCAAGAACTAA
- a CDS encoding 2Fe-2S iron-sulfur cluster-binding protein → MELLLDKYMQDWGDCKGRAWCGTCHIKINSDCSLGKMEMDEEHTLSNILDTDQTSRLACQIPVNSNLNGITFSVLKDDAI, encoded by the coding sequence ATGGAGTTATTACTAGATAAATACATGCAAGATTGGGGAGATTGCAAAGGAAGGGCCTGGTGCGGCACCTGTCATATAAAAATTAATAGTGATTGTAGTCTAGGAAAAATGGAGATGGACGAAGAGCATACCCTTTCTAATATTCTTGACACAGACCAAACTAGTCGTTTAGCTTGTCAAATTCCCGTAAATTCAAATCTAAATGGCATTACCTTTAGTGTTTTAAAAGATGATGCCATTTAG
- a CDS encoding RrF2 family transcriptional regulator — MFSKACEYGIRASTYIALKSLEGTRVSLKEIAEQIDSPVAFTAKVLQQLSKNHIVESVKGASGGFEIATSNISKIKLDRIVYAIDGNTVYEGCGLGLKKCNANEPCPVHDKFVQIRADLKNMLENTSLYDMTMGLEEGLTYLRR; from the coding sequence ATGTTTTCAAAAGCATGCGAATACGGTATCAGAGCATCAACCTACATAGCATTAAAATCGCTAGAAGGTACTCGTGTGAGCTTAAAAGAGATTGCTGAACAGATTGATTCTCCAGTAGCCTTTACTGCTAAAGTTTTACAACAGCTATCTAAGAACCATATTGTAGAATCTGTAAAAGGTGCTTCTGGTGGTTTTGAAATTGCCACATCCAATATTTCTAAAATAAAACTTGATCGAATTGTATATGCTATTGATGGCAACACGGTATATGAAGGTTGCGGTTTGGGTCTAAAAAAGTGCAACGCTAACGAGCCCTGCCCTGTTCATGATAAATTTGTTCAAATACGAGCAGACTTAAAAAATATGCTTGAAAACACAAGCCTTTACGATATGACAATGGGATTAGAAGAAGGACTCACCTATTTGAGACGCTAA
- the ric gene encoding iron-sulfur cluster repair di-iron protein — protein MIQTVGEIVAKDYRTAQVFKNHKIDFCCRGNRSLEEVATKNNLDIDILSAELKAVTTQNSSDNIDFKSWPLDLLVDYIEKKHHRYVEAQSTVLKTYLDKLCRVHGTNHPELFEIKELFTESAGELAMHMKKEELVLFPFVRKMVKAKQSGKDLSAPHFGTVSNPIRTMMDEHDNEGVRFRTIAELSNDYTPPADACSTYKVTYSLLQEFEDDLHRHIHLENNILFTKANELEKQLTPVA, from the coding sequence ATGATACAGACAGTAGGCGAAATTGTAGCTAAAGATTACCGAACCGCACAAGTTTTTAAAAACCATAAAATTGATTTTTGCTGCCGAGGCAACCGTTCACTTGAAGAGGTTGCAACAAAAAACAATTTAGATATTGATATACTTTCTGCCGAACTAAAAGCGGTAACAACGCAAAACAGCAGCGATAATATTGATTTCAAATCCTGGCCATTAGATCTTCTTGTTGATTATATTGAGAAGAAACACCACAGATATGTTGAGGCACAAAGTACCGTATTGAAAACGTACCTAGATAAACTATGCCGCGTTCATGGCACAAATCATCCTGAACTTTTTGAAATCAAAGAACTCTTTACGGAGTCTGCCGGTGAATTGGCCATGCATATGAAAAAGGAAGAACTAGTGCTCTTTCCCTTTGTGCGTAAAATGGTTAAAGCCAAACAATCTGGGAAGGATTTAAGTGCTCCTCATTTTGGTACCGTATCCAACCCTATACGCACTATGATGGATGAGCATGATAATGAAGGTGTTCGCTTTAGAACCATTGCAGAACTAAGTAATGACTATACACCACCTGCAGATGCCTGTTCTACCTATAAGGTCACATATTCGTTATTACAAGAATTTGAAGACGACTTGCACCGACATATTCACCTAGAGAACAACATACTTTTCACAAAAGCAAATGAATTAGAAAAGCAATTAACACCTGTAGCATAA
- a CDS encoding vanadium-dependent haloperoxidase, translating to MKRILMLTLSLGLLCSGTTFSQKKQEEPRGIENVAYKWGKMALDATASDTEKFKPRPTITSRYLGLIFISIFDAWSIYDEKAIPVYLKGVDRRPSGEQNLKNKEIAISYAAFGAMKEYYYSDTEMFRKFMVDLGLDPDNTSMDPTTPEGIGNLAAKATIEARKNDGSNQYGEVEGSNGEAYFDYTNYSPVNSADENTDINRWQPKYFSDGNGGQYAPGCLTPYWQKVTPITMTSAEQFRPGPPPMVGSEQLKQEVKEVVDLQANLSDEDKALVEFMRDGPQSVQQAGHWLKFAQDVSRRDNHSLDEDVKMYFLTEITAMDAFIASWDSKMFYDYARPYALVHEYYKDQTIKAWGGPGKGIVEMKGQEWRPYSPDIFLCPPFPSYTSGHSTISGGCAEVLRLFTGDEHFGESVVLVPGTLTELDSTHYGKPVTITFPTFTEAANMAGISRVMGGYHIQADNIAGLQLGRDVASQAWKFYNTHLGN from the coding sequence ATGAAACGTATTTTAATGTTAACCCTTAGCTTAGGGTTACTATGTTCTGGCACAACTTTCTCCCAGAAAAAACAAGAAGAGCCACGGGGAATAGAAAATGTAGCTTACAAATGGGGAAAGATGGCCTTAGATGCTACAGCTTCGGATACTGAAAAATTTAAGCCCAGACCAACAATTACCTCTCGTTACCTTGGGCTGATTTTTATCTCCATTTTTGACGCATGGTCCATATATGATGAAAAAGCCATACCCGTTTATTTAAAGGGCGTAGACCGCAGACCTTCCGGTGAACAAAATCTAAAGAACAAAGAAATTGCCATTAGCTATGCTGCTTTTGGTGCGATGAAGGAATACTACTATTCCGATACTGAAATGTTCCGGAAATTTATGGTCGATTTAGGACTTGACCCTGATAATACCTCAATGGACCCAACTACACCGGAAGGTATCGGTAATTTAGCAGCTAAAGCAACCATAGAAGCTAGAAAAAATGATGGTAGCAATCAATATGGTGAAGTTGAAGGTTCTAATGGAGAGGCTTATTTTGATTATACCAACTACAGTCCAGTGAATTCAGCAGATGAAAATACGGATATCAACAGATGGCAGCCCAAATATTTTTCAGATGGCAATGGTGGTCAATATGCCCCTGGATGTCTCACTCCTTATTGGCAGAAAGTGACTCCAATTACGATGACATCAGCAGAGCAATTTAGGCCAGGTCCACCACCCATGGTTGGTTCTGAGCAATTAAAGCAAGAGGTGAAAGAGGTTGTTGACCTACAAGCCAATCTTTCAGATGAAGATAAGGCCTTGGTAGAATTTATGCGAGACGGCCCGCAATCCGTACAACAAGCAGGTCACTGGCTCAAATTTGCCCAAGATGTGTCACGCCGCGACAATCATTCGTTAGACGAAGATGTAAAAATGTATTTCTTAACAGAAATTACGGCTATGGATGCATTTATTGCCTCATGGGATTCTAAAATGTTCTATGATTATGCCAGACCGTATGCACTGGTTCATGAATACTATAAAGACCAAACAATAAAAGCTTGGGGGGGACCAGGTAAAGGCATTGTTGAAATGAAAGGACAGGAATGGAGACCTTACTCCCCAGACATTTTTTTATGCCCTCCTTTCCCAAGCTATACTTCTGGTCACAGTACCATTAGTGGTGGGTGCGCAGAAGTTCTTCGGCTTTTTACAGGTGATGAACATTTTGGTGAATCCGTAGTATTGGTGCCTGGCACATTAACTGAACTAGATTCCACTCACTATGGAAAACCAGTAACTATTACTTTTCCAACCTTTACGGAAGCCGCAAATATGGCCGGTATTTCTAGAGTTATGGGTGGTTACCATATTCAAGCGGACAATATTGCTGGCTTGCAACTAGGTAGAGATGTTGCTTCTCAAGCTTGGAAGTTTTACAATACGCACTTAGGGAATTAG
- a CDS encoding group III truncated hemoglobin → MEKKEIKTREDVKLLVETFYGKIRKDNTLGPIFNKIITDWEAHLKLLTDFWETQLFLQRKYNGNPVTAHQEVDDKTNGTITSEHFGLWLNHWFATLDELFEGERAWIAKNRAQKMSTMLFIKMYQHRNETS, encoded by the coding sequence ATGGAGAAGAAAGAGATTAAAACACGAGAGGATGTGAAATTACTTGTTGAGACTTTCTATGGAAAAATTCGAAAGGATAATACACTAGGTCCAATTTTCAATAAAATTATAACCGATTGGGAAGCGCACTTAAAGCTATTGACCGATTTTTGGGAAACTCAATTATTTCTTCAACGTAAATACAATGGTAACCCTGTCACTGCGCACCAGGAAGTAGACGATAAAACTAACGGCACTATTACTTCTGAACATTTTGGGCTCTGGCTCAACCACTGGTTCGCAACTTTAGATGAACTTTTTGAAGGCGAAAGAGCTTGGATAGCAAAGAATAGAGCTCAAAAAATGAGTACCATGCTTTTTATTAAGATGTACCAGCATAGAAATGAGACTTCCTAA
- a CDS encoding pyridoxamine 5'-phosphate oxidase family protein: MEKEVKVMKQDDCIQFLGNYCIGHLAYVSGKSPHIVPVTYFYDKENKCLISYSAEGHKIESMRRYSQVALQVEDIHEFHDWRSVMVNGKFEELKGATAKKYLHTFANGVQDLLNRTEENKVDFIKDFSSKMESETAPVVYCIHISDIVGKYRTKAS; encoded by the coding sequence ATGGAAAAGGAAGTAAAAGTCATGAAACAGGATGATTGCATACAGTTTTTGGGTAATTATTGCATAGGGCATCTGGCATATGTATCAGGGAAAAGCCCGCATATTGTTCCAGTTACCTATTTCTATGATAAGGAGAATAAATGCCTGATAAGTTATTCTGCTGAAGGTCATAAAATAGAATCTATGCGAAGGTATTCCCAAGTTGCCCTACAAGTAGAAGACATTCATGAATTTCATGATTGGCGCTCTGTTATGGTTAATGGAAAATTTGAAGAGTTAAAAGGGGCTACGGCAAAGAAATACCTTCACACTTTTGCCAATGGAGTACAAGATTTGCTAAACAGAACTGAGGAAAATAAGGTGGATTTTATAAAGGATTTTTCAAGTAAAATGGAATCTGAAACAGCACCTGTGGTGTATTGTATACATATTTCTGATATAGTAGGGAAGTATAGAACTAAAGCTAGTTAG